The stretch of DNA TGATCTCCCTCATCAAAGTATTGCTTGACAAATGAAATAGTGAAGAATAATGAACGCTTGTGATGTTTCAAACTATTCTTATTAATAGTACTCACAGATTACAGACAATTATAGTCACTGTACTCTTATATGTGGCATCATACTCCTTGACAATCTATAGTTTGATTTCCATTTTGGATTTATTTACTACAAGctaattttcttcaatatgCTTAACatatcgaaaaatatatgtcaAAAGAATATTCGATGGAGTACAACccatttcattattttctcagCAAGAGGTTACCATCATTCTTGGCCTAAGAAGTTTcttgttcaaaataatattaactgcAGAAAGATAcagtatttaaaattgcaaaaatgtaattttcgcACAACGCAGAACTTGTATGTTCCACCGTTAATAGCTATGGTTCTGCGTCCTGTTTTACGTTTTGGCGCGTTACTTATCGGACGAGGTATAAAAAAGTGGTGGACACGTAAGtcagaaaaagagaaagaggaataCAAACACTGGTTTAGGGAAAGACGTAATATGTTTTTAGGTAAATTCTTAGactaaaaattgctaattaattatactataagaattattttatgccATATGCgctttatacaaataattttttttttttttttactaggtTGTTTTGGACTCTATGGTCTTATGTTAGCTGTTTATTACATGACTCATCTTGAAACAGATCCATTGACTCAACGTTCGaggtttataatttttaaccgagaacaagaaaaaaaacttggaaaaTTGATTCTCGAAGCTGTAAGTAAACGAtcgttgtaataaaataaaaaagttagattttaaattctttattgcATGTgtattaagatatatatttaaaaaaattatataacaaactCTATTTTACTTAGCATTTAGAAGCTCATAAAAATGATTTGGTACCACATAATCATCCGGCTTATAAGAGACTTATGAAAGTGATCGAAAGAATTATTACAGCTAATAAGGATTTAAAATCGATGAGAGATATACAGTGGACTTTAACTGTTATCAATACACCATTGACAAACTCTTATATTTTGCCTGTATGTGCATTATCAATTTTACAGAATgatataatgtatatacaaattattctgactttcgtttttttttagggCGGAAATATCTTTGTATCTTTGgacattttaaaaattacagaaaatgaTGATCAACTAGGTATTATTTTAGCTCACGAGATGGCTCATTCGTTACTGTTACATTCCGTGAGTAATAACGCGAATGTTTGATTTATGTTAATTAGAATTTAGAATATAAGTAATTAGTTTTTTCTATCAACAGCTTGAATCACTCTCAGATCAATTATTATGGgattttttaatagcaatACCAATATTAATAGTTTGGGCATTATTTCCTGACATGGCAGCTGCTATAATTCACATGATAGGAGAACGAATTctcaatattatatataatctgCCATTTAGCAGAGTTTTGGAAAATGAAGCTGATGAAGTAGGACTTAAACTAGCTGCAAAAGTATGTTATGATTATATCTAAAtcaacattttacattttgtattgctgtttatatatttaaattgattggtaattaagaaataattcttgCTATTTATAAACTAGtatgtttaattattctttgcGCAGGCTTGTATTGATATTCGCGAAGCTGTTGTATTTTGGGCCACAATGAGAACGCTTACAGAAATGCATACACTGCCTCCAGAATTACCGTGGATATCAACACATCCCACTCAtggagacagagagaaaaaattgaaCGAATTAATGACAAAAACTTTAGAGTTACGAAAAGATTCAGGGGTATATATTATTagacgttttttaattaattattgtttaatgaaaaatgttaacctattttttagttaattttttattactatataatttataaactgtcTGCTGTCGTAAAATTACTTATCACATTGATTTTACATCATTgattttacaaattacaatgtgttataaaaatttttactttgacTTGCAGTGTTCGACATTGCCTGTAATAGATCCAAGAGACAAGTTTTACAAACGATCGGAAAAAGAacaggaaatttattttaaacagagAGGAATAATGTAAGatcaaaactaaaaaaataataattttatcattgtGCCTAATGCCTGTATCAGATCAGAGATTAGGGATACGATCAAACCACTACGAATGCGTTAAAACATTTCGAATACAATCAACTAGTCATTTCCAAATATTTTAACAGCATCAAGGACGTAATTGAAATAACTCTAATCTTTAATCTGATAAAGGCTTAtaaagtttgattttttttttttttttgaaaaaattgttaaaatgttTATGTTGTAAATatcaaacatatatttttatctaattataattatatataattatatacataaaagtaaataaaagattaataaaatattatttttttaattcatattacaGTTAAGAATTGCTCAACAAAGCAATACATCactaatttctttaataaacatatttacaTTATGTACAATGTGTATCaccttatataatttttatactattatatcctatttgttaatattttaatattttctcctttttttcatttttttttgtttaaaaagtaaaaatgattaatattatggttttcgtacatttatatcagtaaattttttttacttgcacACATCTTAcaaatcaaaaatatatttattattttcttcattaatattgatataaaaaagtttttcagaAGAATTCTATTTCCCTATTACATTGATTATTTATAGCTAGTGTTTACAAATGTATACGCTAGATTTTTGATACTTTGCGTGTATCATTGTCGAATCACAATACATGCATGCTACTctgttcttaaattaaaaatgtcgcATACGAATATGTGAGTATAAACTATTTCTCTTTGCTTTTTCTCACTTTATAAGCGTTCACGATAATCCCCCACACTACTACGCGATTGGCATAAGCATAATACTTGTATGTTTAACATCACATCCGTACATCAAAAATTATCCGCCTCTTAAACTCATAGAATGTCTCTTGAATCAAGAGAaatgcagataaaaattcagCCAATCCCACTATGACGATGTACGTCATGCATATGTGAGATATCAATTGCGATGAGCTTAACTGTATCTCATCAGGATTTATTCACCTCGTTCTGGGAACGAACTTTATGTTCTTCAAACGAGCAACGCCGTTCCTTTGCGTCTTAATGTCTGATAACAGATGACATTCGGGAATTGTTTTCTGATATGTCCTTGGACTTCAGAAATCCcagttaaaaatatcaagatACTGTTCTAGAATTGAAATTTTCAGAACATTATCCTGGATACGATGTTTTTGGCTGTTTCTTATTACATGGATGTGTGTATATGAATGTGTTACGCAAACcccatttaataaaataagaacaatgaaaaaaatagcTATTGCATCTTACATATATAATgctatatttatatctatgtacatgctgtaaaaaaaatagaatttgtcACGAAAATCTATCcagttgaataatttatactcACATAATGTAAGCGAACTTTGTTTCATACAATATATGATTAATGATTTACGAACGTATAAACCCTAGTGTATACTTTAAGACTATTTactatttacaatttacaaaaacTGCGAGTTTGctcattaaataacaattttgcGAAACTGTTCATACTTTCTACAAAATTGCACtagttattattttcaatattattttacgtatatgttattttgaaatattttgttaattcaattattatacgAAACTTGTAAATTTAAACGTATGCATAGAAATCGAGCTTTTATCTGTGCGCGTAACAGAACCAGTTAAAACCTCattatttcttattactttgtatatatatttattactaatttattatcatttctATCTTTCTATCTTTACATTCGCATTTCATGTAAAAATAACTATTTACAAAAATGATAAGTACTTTGATTAGAACGAGTTCAATTgcaactattaaaaataaatattttaaaacagttATACACTGTACATTTTGACAagttttagttatttttatctgaaatgGTAGAAAgcgtaataaaatagtaataaatacaTGTACAAAACTACacatttctaattttacgagaaaaaaaaatctgaagttatttatttttcacgtacTTTTAAACGAATACTTTGTTAATAGAgcaaaatcatatatcaatattagaaaaattgaattttgaatatacaaacaaatttttgtaaattttttaggTTAAAGATTTTAGAtggttttttttaactatacaATGATGTTAGATATAATTAAGTAGATATGCCTTTTGTCGTAggtacaaattaaaattttttttatttagagaaaaagatatagatactttttaactttttatcaaatatatagatattatatataagatttgaattttctttttttctacatataatataaaatttttttttagaaaatttatttttttttattaaaaaaaaaattaaaaagtatcgatatcttttaaatatctttctcttttgccttataaatgtaacataaaaaaatgggaaatatttgtttaatatctAACatcattgttaaaaatatgttacataTAAAGCGTGGAGAAATAAACAATGTAAATATGCTAATGGaatattcatttttctctatatagtttttataaattaaacgaattCATTGAATTTGgaaattgtaatatatgtatattgcaaACATTTatgtgtaattatatatttctctgtTTGTGTGTGCACACGCGAGTGCATGTGAGAATACGTAATAAGAAATAGATATCCATaagatacatataatatagatCAAAGCTCGAAAGTAGTTGCACATTTTGAGCTAATTTCAGAGTTCACGTCCCTCACTACCGCTCGAGGCTCGAAATGTGCAACTAATTCCGTGCTCAGATGTAGATATAAGTataccataaaaaaaaagtttaaaaaatttaatggaatgaaacgaaacaaaaattaatattttgcaaagaGCTCGCTTTctcagactttttttttactaaagaaTTATCACAATGgcaagttttttaatttaacgttcaTTACTTGGTAAACGCTTCTGACGGTACCTGTCCACGTTTGAAGAACTCTTGAAAGGCAGAAAGCGCATTGTCATAATTCCACTGTGTTTCTTGCAAACACTTTAAGCTCCATTCCAAATTCATATTTGTTTGCTGGCTTAATGTCATTGTCATTTGTTGTTTGATGTCATTGGTAGGTTCCGTTGGCTTCGGTACTGCTGGAGTGGCCGCCAGTGACGATGTCTGTGGTTGAGTTGGTTGATTATTCAGTTGATTTACATATTGCTGAAGCTGTTTTAGAGTCGACTCAGGTGGCTGACTGATATGCAATTGTTCATTTCGAATACAATATCCCTCGCCTTCTGGGACAATTATAAATGTTCGATTGAAATAACGGATAGGCTCGTCCTTCCCAACAAACTCTTGAAAGAAGCCCGTTATCGTAATAAACATCATCGCTTGCTGCggataaataagaaataaattatcaatttattttcattcctCATATAAAAGCACATCCACACTAGTGTATGACTATTTGGCGTAACAATTAGTTACTTACTGTAACAAGAGAGATGTCCATGGTAAAGGTATTCAACAAATG from Cardiocondyla obscurior isolate alpha-2009 linkage group LG04, Cobs3.1, whole genome shotgun sequence encodes:
- the LOC139101828 gene encoding metalloendopeptidase OMA1, mitochondrial-like codes for the protein MLNISKNICQKNIRWSTTHFIIFSARGYHHSWPKKFLVQNNINCRKIQYLKLQKCNFRTTQNLYVPPLIAMVLRPVLRFGALLIGRGIKKWWTRKSEKEKEEYKHWFRERRNMFLGCFGLYGLMLAVYYMTHLETDPLTQRSRFIIFNREQEKKLGKLILEAHLEAHKNDLVPHNHPAYKRLMKVIERIITANKDLKSMRDIQWTLTVINTPLTNSYILPGGNIFVSLDILKITENDDQLGIILAHEMAHSLLLHSLESLSDQLLWDFLIAIPILIVWALFPDMAAAIIHMIGERILNIIYNLPFSRVLENEADEVGLKLAAKACIDIREAVVFWATMRTLTEMHTLPPELPWISTHPTHGDREKKLNELMTKTLELRKDSGCSTLPVIDPRDKFYKRSEKEQEIYFKQRGIM